In the Sulfobacillus thermosulfidooxidans DSM 9293 genome, ATGAACGGTTAAAACAATGACTCGGGGAAAAAGATCTGCCGATGGCTATGCTTCACGATCGGCTGCAAAAAAGGGATCCGTCCGTGACAGCATGGTGTGAAGACGTGATGGACTCTATTAAGTCCCCAAATGCTTCTAGACATCCCCTCCGTGATGCGATACGATTCCATGCAATTATCGTCGCCGAAAATTCTGGCATCATTTCCATCATGAAAGGATGTGAAACCACGGGAGAGACAACGGGCCCCAATTTGTGGCTCAGCGGTGGGCGGGGTGTCAGGTCTTAGGAATAACTCACGAACGCATTCCGGTGGCGACTCCCAACAAGAATGCGCACATCGAATCCTGACACAGTCTGCTCGAAGGGGAATGTTGGCGGAATCAGGTCTTTCAGACCTTGGCGGAGGCGTATACGGTGACCGCCGAGTGGATCCGTTTTTACAATGAACGCCGCATGCATGGGAGTTTGCAGAATTGGGCTCCCGCTGTGTATTATGCACAGTGCCAAACGGGCACCGCACCACCAATGCACCCGGTGCGGTGTTAAGGAGCCAGCCCGAGACGGGCTCGTCGCTTCACTCTTGACCGCGGGTTTTGCCTGGAGGCCGAGGTGGTCCCAAGCGCTGCGGAGAAGCGGCCTAGCGCGCTTGGGACGTCCGGCTCGCCGGGCGGTCTCCTCGACGCGGGGAGCGAAGCGGAGAAATGTCCCCTGACTGGATTGGAATTTTTAACCAAAGCATCGATATCCAGTCAAATGTCATGTGAACAGGACTATTGTCTAGAAATTGGGGGTTAAACCGATTGACATAGATCCACTACGAGTAGTGGACGAGAAGAGATTAGCTGTTGCGCACCTCTGATATAAGCTTCTGGAGTGGTGCATGAATGTGGGGAATGTCCTCGGTGGCTGTCGTCCATACCATATCGATGTCGACTTCGTCGTACCCATGTATGAGCAGGTTGCGCATGCTTTTCATGACATTCCATGGCAGATTAGGATGAGCACGAAGAAATTCCGCCGTCAGCCGCCCCGTCGCTTCCCCGATAATTTCAAGCTGGCGTATGACGGCGCTTTGCCGGATTTCATCATCCAAAAATTTTTGGTACGAGATTCTTTCCGTCCAGCGCCTGATACGTTGGACCGCTTCCTCGATATGAGTCAACGCGCTGAAATTGTCACGTTTCGGCATAAATCACCCGCCGTGTCGAAAGAATTTCGTCCCGCAACACGGGATAGAGTCGTTGCTTGTTGGAGACATCGACGCGCCGGCCCAATAGTTCTTCCAAGTCTACCACCAAACGTCCCACGTCAAACAGCGATCGGATGGGTGACGTGGGTTCCACGTCATAGAGCACGTCGATGTCACTCTGAGACGTAAAATCGTCCCGTAATACCGAACCGAAAAGCGCCAATTCCCGAATCCCATAGCGACGGCAAAGGATTGTCAACCTGTTAGGATCGATTGAGATCGGCAAGTGTTCAGGAATATCCACGCGCGGCGGCATATCAC is a window encoding:
- a CDS encoding DUF86 domain-containing protein, translating into MPKRDNFSALTHIEEAVQRIRRWTERISYQKFLDDEIRQSAVIRQLEIIGEATGRLTAEFLRAHPNLPWNVMKSMRNLLIHGYDEVDIDMVWTTATEDIPHIHAPLQKLISEVRNS
- a CDS encoding nucleotidyltransferase family protein, which translates into the protein MPPRVDIPEHLPISIDPNRLTILCRRYGIRELALFGSVLRDDFTSQSDIDVLYDVEPTSPIRSLFDVGRLVVDLEELLGRRVDVSNKQRLYPVLRDEILSTRRVIYAET